In a genomic window of Curtobacterium sp. MCBD17_035:
- a CDS encoding DUF255 domain-containing protein: MSDNRLGTAVSPYLRAHADNPVDWREWGTEAFAEAAERDVPVFVSIGYATCHWCHVMARESFSDPAIADELRRDFVSVKVDREERPDVDSSAMIGASAFTQNLGWPLSVFMTPGGRVFYAGTYFPPEPVQGHPSFRQVLGAVREAWTDRRDEVDQNADGIAAAITAQSQAGGGADDAGSEARGGPTTALPDPSAVHAVVDRLAEAEDREFGGFGSAPKFPNAPLLEFLVDAGADGDAQALDLAERTLTAIAGSDLLDPLDGGVFRYATRRDWSVPHYERMLYDNAGLLATAGALARHRPDGIAPQLARGIARFLHAVLRTADGVFVAAQDSESTIDGRRVEGAWYREDAAGRARLDPPPLDDHVLTGWNGLAIRALAITGAALADPTMIEDARSAADRLLATHVRDGAVVIRSSTPRGPSAAGPALEDIGLFAEGLAELALASGEARYATAARTIVDDAVTLDDTGRARVVVGADPVLAAAGTDAGEQPQTALRSGSMGLAGAAARLAELTGDSRYRSIAAQLVAGRANDGLRQPLGHADALALALELARPSREVVVVVEHPDDPMARRGVAERRPGTLVAVVTPEQARAFAAAGFELFVDRDALAPAAYVCHDMVCALPARTIDALAASLSA; this comes from the coding sequence ATGAGCGACAACCGTCTCGGCACCGCCGTCAGTCCCTACCTGCGAGCCCATGCCGACAACCCCGTGGACTGGCGGGAGTGGGGCACGGAGGCGTTCGCCGAGGCCGCGGAGCGCGACGTCCCCGTGTTCGTGTCGATCGGCTACGCCACCTGTCACTGGTGCCACGTCATGGCCCGTGAGTCGTTCTCCGACCCGGCGATCGCCGACGAACTCCGTCGGGACTTCGTGTCGGTCAAGGTCGACCGCGAAGAACGCCCGGACGTCGACTCCAGCGCCATGATCGGCGCGAGCGCGTTCACCCAGAACCTCGGCTGGCCGCTCAGCGTCTTCATGACCCCGGGGGGCCGGGTGTTCTACGCGGGCACCTACTTCCCGCCCGAACCCGTGCAGGGGCACCCCTCGTTCCGGCAGGTGCTCGGCGCGGTGCGCGAGGCCTGGACGGACCGGCGGGACGAGGTCGACCAGAACGCCGACGGCATCGCCGCCGCCATCACCGCACAGTCACAGGCGGGTGGCGGCGCGGACGACGCCGGCTCGGAGGCTCGGGGCGGCCCCACCACGGCCCTCCCGGATCCGTCGGCGGTGCACGCGGTCGTGGACCGACTGGCGGAGGCCGAGGACCGGGAGTTCGGTGGCTTCGGGTCGGCCCCGAAGTTCCCGAACGCGCCGTTGCTCGAGTTCCTCGTCGATGCCGGTGCCGACGGCGACGCGCAGGCGCTCGACCTGGCGGAACGAACCCTGACCGCGATCGCCGGGTCCGACCTCCTCGACCCCCTCGACGGCGGCGTCTTCCGCTACGCCACCCGGCGTGACTGGAGCGTGCCGCACTACGAGCGGATGCTGTACGACAACGCGGGGCTGCTCGCGACCGCTGGTGCCCTCGCCCGACATCGCCCCGACGGCATCGCCCCGCAGCTCGCGCGCGGCATCGCCCGGTTCCTGCACGCCGTGCTGCGGACGGCGGACGGTGTGTTCGTCGCGGCGCAGGACAGCGAGAGCACCATCGACGGCCGACGCGTCGAGGGTGCGTGGTACCGCGAGGACGCCGCGGGTCGCGCTCGGCTCGACCCGCCGCCGCTCGACGACCACGTGCTCACCGGCTGGAACGGACTCGCCATCCGTGCCCTCGCGATCACCGGGGCGGCGCTCGCGGATCCCACCATGATCGAGGACGCTCGCAGCGCCGCTGACCGTCTCCTCGCGACACACGTCCGCGACGGTGCGGTCGTCATCCGGTCCTCGACGCCCCGGGGACCCTCCGCCGCGGGACCCGCACTCGAGGACATCGGGCTGTTCGCCGAGGGGCTGGCCGAGCTCGCGCTCGCCAGCGGAGAGGCCCGGTACGCGACGGCGGCGCGGACCATCGTCGACGATGCTGTCACGCTCGACGACACGGGCCGGGCTCGGGTGGTGGTGGGTGCGGATCCGGTCCTCGCGGCCGCAGGCACCGATGCCGGCGAGCAACCCCAGACGGCGCTGCGGAGCGGCTCGATGGGACTCGCGGGTGCGGCTGCCCGCCTCGCGGAGTTGACCGGCGACTCCCGGTACCGCTCCATCGCCGCTCAGCTGGTCGCCGGCCGGGCGAACGACGGACTGCGGCAACCCCTCGGCCACGCCGATGCGCTCGCGCTCGCGCTCGAGCTCGCTCGACCGAGTCGCGAGGTCGTCGTGGTGGTCGAGCACCCCGACGACCCGATGGCCCGGCGCGGCGTGGCCGAGCGACGTCCCGGCACGCTCGTCGCGGTGGTGACACCCGAGCAGGCCCGCGCCTTCGCCGCTGCGGGCTTCGAGCTGTTCGTCGACCGCGATGCGCTCGCCCCCGCGGCCTACGTGTGTCACGACATGGTCTGCGCGTTACCGGCGCGGACGATCGACGCACTCGCAGCGAGCCTGTCCGCCTGA
- a CDS encoding NAD(P)-dependent oxidoreductase — protein sequence MSARRAVVLGGTGGIGSAIVRQLLDATDDWQVDVVARRGGAAADALVARGARFVPGDRRDGALLREVLRDGADLLVDGVAATATDARQLAPYLPDVASTVLLSTKAVYADERGRHANSLERPVFPVPITEAQPTVPAGEGDPTSRDGYAANKVAAEQVLLDHGAPVTVLRPSKVYGVGIGRPREWWVVRRVLDDRPHIALADGGMSIDHTTAAAGVASLVHLVADAPDRRILNVADEPAPTVLDIVRTIAGHLGHRWEEVLLDQEGSALTGRSPWWTPSPVVLDTSAARALGWQPPRFEDAALPEVDWLVEVAQSTPADGDVPWATDPFFERLFDYGPEDAALTLLSLRE from the coding sequence ATGAGCGCGCGCCGCGCAGTGGTGCTCGGCGGCACCGGGGGCATCGGGTCGGCGATCGTCCGGCAGCTGCTCGACGCGACCGACGACTGGCAGGTGGACGTGGTGGCGCGACGGGGCGGTGCGGCGGCCGATGCGCTCGTCGCCCGTGGTGCACGCTTCGTCCCGGGAGATCGACGGGACGGCGCGCTGCTCCGCGAAGTCCTCCGCGACGGAGCCGACCTGCTCGTGGACGGCGTCGCGGCGACCGCCACGGACGCCAGGCAACTCGCGCCGTACCTGCCGGACGTCGCCTCGACCGTGCTGCTCTCGACGAAGGCCGTGTACGCCGACGAGCGTGGTCGCCACGCGAACTCACTCGAACGTCCGGTGTTCCCGGTGCCGATCACCGAGGCCCAGCCGACCGTCCCCGCGGGCGAGGGCGACCCGACCTCCCGAGACGGGTACGCGGCGAACAAGGTGGCCGCGGAACAGGTCCTGCTCGACCACGGGGCCCCGGTGACGGTCCTGCGTCCGTCGAAGGTGTACGGGGTCGGGATCGGCCGGCCGCGCGAGTGGTGGGTCGTCCGGCGGGTGCTCGACGATCGGCCCCACATCGCCCTCGCCGACGGCGGGATGAGCATCGACCACACCACCGCCGCGGCCGGTGTCGCCAGCCTGGTGCACCTCGTCGCCGACGCGCCGGATCGCCGGATCCTCAACGTCGCGGACGAGCCCGCTCCGACGGTGCTCGACATCGTCCGGACGATCGCCGGGCACTTGGGACACCGGTGGGAGGAGGTCCTGCTCGACCAGGAGGGCTCCGCGCTGACGGGCCGCAGTCCGTGGTGGACGCCCTCGCCGGTCGTGCTCGACACCTCGGCGGCCCGCGCCCTCGGCTGGCAACCGCCCCGGTTCGAGGACGCCGCCCTGCCCGAGGTCGACTGGCTCGTCGAGGTGGCCCAGTCGACACCCGCCGACGGGGACGTCCCCTGGGCCACCGATCCCTTCTTCGAGCGCCTGTTCGACTACGGCCCCGAGGACGCGGCACTCACGCTCTTGTCGTTACGCGAGTGA
- a CDS encoding carboxylesterase family protein, with protein sequence MEQNEQAEHVVHMSGGSIRGTAEHGIRRFLGVPYAAAPVGRNRLRPPQPVVPWQGVRDATVYGPTAPKGSYPAPVVPILPEVTIPGDEWLNCNVWTPVGADRLPVFVWIHGGSFLQGSGSLPEYDGTAFARDGIVCVTINYRLGAEGSLVTEDGSPNLGMQDQVAALRWVRDEIARFGGDPDRVTVAGESAGAASVATLLTMPSARGLFAAAVIQSGAGSQLLPVEEGRALTDALAADLGVPPTTAALAAVPPDTLVEAVAGVVARASAGGWGSIPRGGVPFAPVIDGDLVPLRPVDAVRAGIAADVPVLLGTTRDEYELFARPAGLVDATDEAGLRAAAERWGLPAEGLDVYRRRRPGATPGELLVAVGGDQRFRMPTVALAEALAARGVEQSATTAAQGSSGTWMYRFDAVDARDNDGLGSCHAADTPFVFETVTLPELAPRIGPHPSQRAARTVHDAWVTFVRTGRAPWRPYDLDQRTTALLADTITEVDDPDGDERRAWNPASLA encoded by the coding sequence ATGGAACAGAACGAGCAGGCGGAACACGTCGTCCACATGTCGGGCGGCAGCATCCGGGGGACCGCCGAACACGGCATCCGACGGTTCCTCGGCGTGCCGTACGCCGCCGCTCCGGTCGGCCGGAACCGACTCCGACCGCCGCAGCCGGTCGTCCCGTGGCAGGGCGTCCGCGACGCCACCGTGTACGGCCCGACGGCGCCGAAGGGGAGCTACCCGGCGCCCGTCGTGCCGATCCTGCCCGAGGTGACGATCCCCGGCGACGAGTGGCTCAACTGCAACGTCTGGACGCCGGTCGGCGCGGACCGCCTCCCCGTGTTCGTGTGGATCCACGGCGGGTCGTTCCTCCAGGGCTCCGGCTCGCTGCCGGAGTACGACGGCACCGCATTCGCCCGCGACGGCATCGTCTGCGTCACCATCAACTACAGGCTCGGTGCCGAGGGATCCCTCGTCACGGAGGACGGCTCGCCGAACCTCGGCATGCAGGACCAGGTCGCCGCGCTCCGATGGGTGCGGGACGAGATCGCGCGGTTCGGCGGCGACCCCGACCGCGTCACGGTGGCGGGCGAGTCCGCCGGAGCCGCGTCGGTCGCCACCCTGCTCACGATGCCGTCCGCACGCGGCCTCTTCGCCGCCGCCGTGATCCAGAGCGGCGCCGGCAGTCAGTTGCTCCCGGTCGAGGAGGGACGGGCACTGACCGACGCGCTCGCCGCGGACCTCGGGGTCCCACCGACCACCGCGGCGCTCGCCGCCGTTCCGCCCGACACGCTCGTGGAGGCCGTGGCCGGCGTCGTCGCCCGCGCCAGCGCCGGCGGGTGGGGATCGATCCCACGCGGAGGCGTCCCGTTCGCGCCCGTCATCGACGGCGACCTGGTGCCACTGCGACCCGTCGATGCGGTCCGTGCCGGCATCGCCGCAGACGTCCCCGTCCTACTCGGGACGACGCGGGACGAGTACGAACTGTTCGCGCGGCCCGCGGGACTCGTCGACGCCACTGACGAGGCGGGGCTCCGTGCCGCTGCCGAGCGGTGGGGGCTGCCAGCGGAGGGCCTCGACGTGTACCGGCGGAGGCGACCCGGGGCGACGCCGGGCGAGCTGCTCGTGGCCGTGGGCGGCGACCAACGGTTCCGGATGCCGACGGTCGCCCTGGCCGAGGCGCTCGCGGCGCGCGGCGTGGAGCAGAGCGCCACGACAGCAGCGCAGGGGTCGTCCGGGACCTGGATGTACCGGTTCGACGCCGTGGACGCCCGCGACAACGACGGCCTCGGCTCGTGCCACGCCGCGGACACGCCCTTCGTGTTCGAGACGGTGACGCTTCCGGAACTCGCCCCTCGGATCGGACCGCATCCGTCACAGCGGGCCGCGCGCACCGTGCACGACGCCTGGGTGACGTTCGTGCGCACCGGGCGCGCGCCGTGGCGTCCCTACGACCTCGATCAGCGGACCACGGCCCTGCTCGCGGACACGATCACCGAGGTCGACGACCCGGACGGTGACGAGCGACGGGCGTGGAACCCGGCGTCACTCGCGTAA
- a CDS encoding class I SAM-dependent methyltransferase, translating to MQHDEHHDRNALSFGAVADVYERGRPGYPAEAIAWVLPPGASRVVDLGAGTGKATRVLTTLAAEVLAVEPDPGMRTALARVLPDVPVLEGTGEAIPLEDDWADAVVVAQAWHWMDPVAASREIGRVLRPHGTLGLVWNLRDETVPWVARMSALMHQPGERVMGVEHPAFAPPFARHERHEVRWVHEQSREEFLAMVASRSYVSTLEAAERQAVLGRIEDLLDGDPALSGDVIAVPYVTYAHRASR from the coding sequence ATGCAGCACGACGAGCACCATGACCGGAACGCCTTGTCCTTCGGCGCCGTCGCCGACGTGTACGAACGGGGGCGTCCCGGCTACCCCGCCGAAGCGATCGCCTGGGTGCTGCCGCCTGGCGCGTCGCGCGTGGTCGACCTCGGTGCCGGGACCGGCAAGGCGACGAGGGTGCTGACGACGCTCGCCGCCGAGGTCCTCGCGGTCGAGCCCGATCCCGGTATGCGTACTGCACTCGCGCGGGTGCTCCCGGACGTACCGGTGCTCGAGGGCACGGGCGAGGCGATCCCGCTGGAGGACGACTGGGCCGACGCCGTGGTCGTGGCCCAGGCGTGGCACTGGATGGACCCGGTCGCGGCGTCGCGGGAGATCGGCCGGGTGCTCCGGCCGCACGGCACGCTCGGGCTCGTCTGGAACCTCCGGGACGAGACCGTGCCGTGGGTCGCGCGCATGAGCGCCCTCATGCACCAGCCGGGTGAGCGCGTGATGGGCGTCGAGCACCCGGCGTTCGCGCCGCCGTTCGCCAGGCACGAGCGGCACGAGGTCCGCTGGGTGCACGAGCAGAGCCGGGAGGAGTTCCTGGCGATGGTGGCGTCCCGCAGCTACGTGAGCACGCTCGAGGCGGCGGAGCGCCAGGCCGTGCTCGGTCGGATCGAGGACCTCCTGGACGGTGACCCCGCGCTCTCCGGTGACGTGATCGCGGTGCCCTACGTGACCTACGCGCACCGCGCCTCCCGGTAG
- the hrpA gene encoding ATP-dependent RNA helicase HrpA produces MPTTPIAISYPPDLPVSQRRDDIAAAIRDHQVVIVAGATGSGKTTQLPKICLELGREHIGHTQPRRIAARTIAERVAEELGSDLGDLVGYQVRFTDKVSANTRVKLMTDGILLNEIHHDRDLRRYDTIIIDEAHERSLTIDFLLGYLKRLLPRRPDLKVIITSATIDPASFSRHFGGAPIIEVSGRTFPVEIRYRPLVAEDGTDADADVDAELDEDDARTGDAGRSTRVGSPDDRDFLQGITDALEELAREEPGDVLVFLSGENEIRDAQDAIEGKRYPGTEVLPLYGRLSAADQHRVFQRSSTPGVRRRVVLATNVAETSLTVPGIRYVVDTGTARISRYSPRAKVQRLPIEAISQASANQRSGRSGRTSPGIAIRLYSEDDFARRPEYTDPEILRTNLAAVILQMISLGFGDIGAFPFLQPPDSRGVKDGLDLLRELQAVDKQGAITRTGQQLTRLPIDPRLGRMVLEAGRQGVGREVIAIVASLSIQDPRERPLEQRARADQLHARFSDPTSDFLTLLTLWNHIEDRQTELSSSAFRREVRSEFLNYLRIREWQDLYRQLSRAAKQVGVHVGTERKDDPDAVHRALLSGLLSQIGLRDREKRDYLGSRNTRFVLFPGSVLAKKQPDAVMAAELVETSRLFARTVGRIDPAWAEPLAGDLLKRTYGEPHWEKKQGAVVAYERVTLFGVPIVARRRVQYARIDPVHARELFIRHALVEGEWDSPQAFDRANRRLRKELEQLEERTRRRDILLDDERVFDFYDARIPADVATTRGFEGWWRRERRDRPDLLTMRREDLLDESAAEAAQDESEYPTQWRQGDQRLALRYRFEPGAEDDGVSVQVPLPLLPRMREDGFDWQVPGLRKELVTALIRALPKQIRKNVVPAADWAEKLVAVLPDDAPAEPTESFRSTLAAAIQRMVHVPVTEADFDMERVPPHLLPTYTVVDERGRRVGSGKALGTLQEQLKERTQASVARAASRPSRSGGAAPVPGTAERSGLTTWPEADLPQVLDTRQAGGTIRAYPALVDEGKSVAVRLLATAADRAVQMPAGVRRLVMLAVPSSVSYIQSHLTAQEKLALATSPYPSTAALFDDVLAAVVDAGVRRRHPDGLVFTRAEFEATRDAVSATVVDTMFGAVSEVAAVLTAWRGAERALKAATSMALLPALTDMRQQMERLVFPGFVAATGIDRLRRLRVYLQGVEARVAKLQQNPGRDRAWSRDVETATTRYLEAGGTFPPQPGAPAELVHARWMLEEFRISLFAQELRPAETVSLQRIAKVLASV; encoded by the coding sequence ATGCCGACCACCCCGATCGCGATCTCGTACCCGCCGGACCTGCCCGTGTCGCAGCGGCGCGACGACATCGCTGCCGCGATCCGCGACCACCAGGTCGTCATCGTCGCCGGCGCGACCGGGTCCGGCAAGACGACGCAGCTGCCGAAGATCTGCCTCGAACTCGGACGCGAGCACATCGGACACACCCAGCCACGGCGGATCGCGGCGCGGACCATCGCGGAGCGCGTGGCCGAGGAGCTCGGGAGCGACCTCGGCGACCTCGTCGGGTACCAGGTGCGGTTCACCGACAAGGTCTCGGCGAACACCCGGGTCAAGCTCATGACCGACGGGATCCTGCTCAACGAGATCCACCACGACCGCGACCTCCGGCGCTACGACACGATCATCATCGACGAGGCGCACGAGCGGTCGTTGACGATCGACTTCCTGCTCGGGTACCTGAAGCGGCTGTTGCCGCGGCGCCCCGACCTCAAGGTGATCATCACGAGCGCGACGATCGACCCCGCGTCGTTCTCCCGGCACTTCGGCGGGGCTCCGATCATCGAGGTCTCGGGCCGGACGTTCCCGGTCGAGATCCGCTACCGGCCCCTCGTCGCCGAGGACGGCACCGACGCCGACGCCGACGTGGACGCCGAGCTCGACGAGGACGACGCACGCACCGGTGACGCCGGGCGGAGTACCCGCGTCGGCTCCCCCGACGACCGCGACTTCCTGCAGGGCATCACGGACGCGCTCGAGGAACTGGCGCGCGAGGAACCCGGCGACGTGCTCGTGTTCCTGTCCGGCGAGAACGAGATCCGCGACGCCCAGGACGCCATCGAGGGCAAGCGGTACCCGGGCACCGAGGTCCTGCCGCTGTACGGGCGGCTGTCCGCGGCGGACCAACATCGGGTGTTCCAGCGGAGCAGCACGCCGGGCGTCCGCAGGCGCGTGGTGCTCGCGACGAACGTCGCCGAGACGAGCTTGACCGTGCCCGGGATCCGATACGTCGTGGACACCGGCACCGCGCGCATCTCGCGGTACTCCCCACGTGCGAAGGTGCAGCGGCTGCCGATCGAGGCGATCTCGCAGGCGAGCGCGAACCAGCGGTCGGGCCGGTCCGGCCGCACGAGCCCGGGCATCGCGATCCGCCTCTACTCCGAGGACGACTTCGCCCGCCGCCCCGAGTACACGGACCCCGAGATCCTCCGCACGAACCTGGCCGCGGTGATCCTGCAGATGATCTCGCTCGGCTTCGGCGACATCGGCGCGTTCCCGTTCCTGCAACCCCCGGACTCGCGGGGCGTCAAGGACGGCCTCGACCTGCTCCGCGAGCTCCAGGCCGTGGACAAGCAGGGCGCGATCACCCGCACGGGTCAGCAGCTGACCCGGTTGCCCATCGACCCCCGGCTCGGACGCATGGTGCTCGAGGCGGGCCGGCAAGGCGTCGGCCGCGAGGTCATCGCGATCGTCGCCTCCCTGAGCATCCAGGACCCGAGGGAACGCCCGCTCGAGCAGCGTGCCCGTGCCGACCAGCTGCATGCACGGTTCTCCGATCCGACGAGTGACTTCCTGACCCTCCTGACGCTGTGGAACCACATCGAGGACCGGCAGACGGAGCTCAGCTCGAGTGCGTTCCGCCGCGAGGTCCGCTCCGAGTTCCTCAACTACCTGCGGATCCGCGAGTGGCAGGACCTGTACCGGCAGCTGTCACGGGCCGCCAAGCAGGTCGGGGTGCACGTCGGGACGGAACGCAAGGACGACCCGGACGCCGTCCACCGCGCGCTGCTGTCGGGCCTGCTCAGTCAGATCGGGTTGCGGGACCGCGAGAAGCGCGACTACCTCGGTTCGCGCAACACCCGCTTCGTCCTGTTCCCCGGGAGCGTGCTGGCGAAGAAGCAGCCGGATGCGGTGATGGCCGCCGAACTCGTCGAGACGAGTCGACTCTTCGCGCGCACGGTCGGGAGGATCGACCCGGCCTGGGCGGAACCGCTCGCCGGGGACCTCCTCAAGCGCACCTACGGGGAACCCCACTGGGAGAAGAAACAGGGCGCCGTCGTGGCCTACGAGCGCGTGACGCTGTTCGGCGTGCCGATCGTCGCGCGACGGCGCGTGCAGTACGCCCGCATCGACCCGGTGCACGCACGCGAGCTGTTCATCCGGCATGCCCTGGTCGAGGGCGAGTGGGACTCCCCGCAGGCGTTCGACCGGGCGAACCGCAGGCTCCGGAAGGAACTCGAGCAACTCGAGGAGCGCACCCGCCGCCGCGACATCCTGCTCGACGACGAGCGCGTGTTCGACTTCTACGACGCCCGGATACCCGCCGACGTCGCGACCACCCGGGGGTTCGAGGGCTGGTGGCGCCGAGAGCGCCGGGACCGCCCGGACCTGCTGACGATGCGCCGAGAGGACCTGCTCGACGAGTCCGCCGCCGAGGCTGCGCAGGACGAGTCCGAGTACCCGACGCAGTGGCGACAGGGCGACCAGCGTCTGGCGCTCCGCTACCGGTTCGAGCCGGGCGCCGAGGACGACGGCGTGTCCGTGCAGGTGCCCCTGCCGCTGCTCCCCCGCATGCGCGAGGACGGCTTCGACTGGCAGGTGCCGGGGCTGCGGAAGGAACTCGTGACGGCGCTCATCCGGGCGCTCCCGAAGCAGATCCGCAAGAACGTGGTGCCCGCGGCCGACTGGGCGGAGAAACTCGTGGCGGTGCTGCCGGACGACGCGCCGGCCGAGCCGACCGAGTCGTTCCGCTCGACGCTCGCCGCGGCGATCCAGCGCATGGTGCACGTGCCGGTGACCGAGGCCGACTTCGACATGGAGCGCGTGCCACCGCACCTCCTGCCCACGTACACGGTCGTCGACGAGCGCGGCCGCCGCGTCGGGTCCGGCAAGGCGCTCGGGACGCTGCAGGAGCAGCTCAAGGAGCGGACGCAGGCGAGCGTCGCGCGGGCGGCGAGCCGTCCCTCCCGATCGGGAGGCGCGGCTCCGGTCCCCGGGACCGCGGAGCGCTCCGGACTCACCACCTGGCCCGAGGCCGACCTGCCCCAGGTGCTGGACACTCGCCAGGCCGGCGGCACGATCCGCGCGTACCCGGCACTGGTCGACGAGGGGAAGTCGGTGGCGGTCCGGCTGCTCGCGACGGCAGCCGACCGGGCGGTGCAGATGCCAGCGGGGGTTCGTCGACTCGTCATGCTCGCCGTGCCGAGTTCGGTGAGCTACATCCAGTCGCACCTGACCGCGCAGGAGAAGCTCGCCCTCGCGACGAGTCCGTACCCGTCGACGGCGGCGCTCTTCGACGACGTCCTCGCGGCGGTGGTGGACGCCGGCGTGCGGCGACGGCACCCGGACGGGCTGGTGTTCACGCGTGCGGAGTTCGAGGCGACCCGGGACGCCGTGTCGGCGACCGTGGTGGACACCATGTTCGGAGCGGTGTCCGAGGTCGCGGCCGTCCTCACGGCGTGGCGTGGTGCCGAGCGCGCGTTGAAGGCCGCCACGTCGATGGCCCTGCTCCCGGCGCTGACGGACATGCGGCAGCAGATGGAACGGCTCGTGTTCCCGGGCTTCGTCGCGGCGACGGGCATCGACCGGCTGCGTCGACTCCGCGTGTACCTGCAGGGTGTCGAGGCCCGGGTGGCGAAGCTCCAGCAGAACCCCGGCCGGGACCGTGCCTGGTCGCGGGACGTCGAGACCGCCACGACCCGGTACCTCGAGGCGGGGGGGACCTTCCCGCCGCAGCCCGGTGCGCCCGCCGAGCTCGTGCACGCACGGTGGATGCTCGAGGAGTTCCGGATCTCCCTGTTCGCCCAAGAGCTCCGGCCCGCCGAGACGGTGAGCCTGCAGCGGATCGCGAAGGTGCTCGCGTCGGTCTGA
- a CDS encoding TetR/AcrR family transcriptional regulator encodes MAGRGTADERRDQIRRAATVAFARSGLHGVSIDTIAREVGISEAYVFRLFGNKRALFIDVVVAACDRLTEGMVAAAAGRTGAEALTAMGDAYVELLGDRDRLLLQMQGFAACADPAVRAAMQDVFGRLWNTVAERSGMDDVPVKTFIGLGMLMNTLAALDVGTLDTEWARAARSFVPFGAS; translated from the coding sequence ATGGCCGGTCGCGGAACCGCCGACGAACGACGCGATCAGATCCGCCGAGCAGCGACCGTGGCGTTCGCCCGTTCGGGACTGCACGGGGTGTCGATCGACACCATCGCGCGCGAGGTCGGCATCAGCGAGGCGTACGTCTTCCGGCTCTTCGGCAACAAGCGCGCCCTGTTCATCGATGTCGTCGTCGCCGCGTGCGACCGACTCACCGAGGGCATGGTCGCAGCGGCAGCGGGACGCACCGGTGCCGAGGCCCTGACGGCGATGGGCGACGCGTACGTCGAACTCCTCGGCGACCGGGACCGGCTGTTGTTGCAGATGCAGGGCTTCGCGGCGTGCGCGGACCCGGCGGTCCGCGCGGCGATGCAGGACGTGTTCGGCCGATTGTGGAACACGGTGGCCGAACGGTCGGGGATGGACGACGTGCCCGTCAAGACCTTCATCGGCCTCGGGATGCTCATGAACACCCTCGCCGCGCTCGACGTCGGGACGCTCGACACCGAGTGGGCACGTGCTGCTCGGTCGTTCGTGCCGTTCGGTGCCTCCTGA